The proteins below come from a single Mugil cephalus isolate CIBA_MC_2020 chromosome 7, CIBA_Mcephalus_1.1, whole genome shotgun sequence genomic window:
- the lrrc8da gene encoding volume-regulated anion channel subunit LRRC8D → MMFTLTEVASLNDIQPTYRILKPWWDVFMDYLGIVMLMLAIFAMTMQITKDQVACLPFLEESEEASGPKPSSFPQQSTQDAASAATGAPVVTSIPLATKDLPDDVVHNIHVTHQHTAVVSEKYVNQPQPTGVKTNLDYQQYIFINQICYHDALPWYSKYFPYLTLIHTLILMVSSNFWFKYPKTSSKIEHFVSILGRCFESPWTTKALSETACEDSEENKQRLTGTTSAPKQVSLEGKDETPNANTPMLGVKFSADKPIAEVPSSMTILDKKDGEQAKALFEKVRKFRAHVEDSDFIYKLYVAQTIVKTVKFILILSYTSAFFTKINFKHDCEPNIKHLTGYKKFFCTHNMAFMLNKLLISYMALILIYGMTCLYSLFWVFRRPLKEYSFEKVREESSFSDIPDVKNDFAFLLHMVDQYDQLYSKRFGVFLSEVSENKLREISLNHEWTFEKLRQLVTRNTQDQQELHLFMLSGLPNAVFDLTDLEVLKLELIPEVRFTAKVSQMTSLLELHLCHCPAKVEQTGFAFLRDHLRCLHVKFTDVAEIPGWVYLLRSLRELNLIGNLSSENNKMIGLESMRDLRHLKTLCLKSNLTKMPTNITELSPHLIRLVVHNDGTKLLVLNSLKKMINLIELELHCCELERIPHAIFSLTNLQELDLKSNNIRTIEEIISFQHLKRLTCLKLWHNKIITIPSSIGHVKSLESLHLSHNKLESLPPALFTLPKLRHLDVGHNSITVLPPDVGLLHNLQHLAINSNKLETLPKTLFRCNKLKVLCLGHNALTVLPEAVGQLVQLTQLELRGNCLDRLPAQLGNCRLLRKNCLVVEDHLFDALPVDVKESINRDINMSFTSGL, encoded by the exons A TGATGTTCACTCTCACTGAGGTTGCGTCCCTGAACGACATCCAGCCGACGTACCGTATCTTAAAGCCATGGTGGGATGTCTTCATGGACTACTTGGGCATCGTCATGCTCATGCTGGCCATATTTGCTATGACGATGCAAATCACCAAAGACCAGGTGGCTTGCCTCCCGTTTCTCGAGGAGTCAGAAGAGGCCTCAGGACCTAAGCCCAGCTCATTCCCCCAGCAGAGCACACAGGATGCAGCCTCGGCAGCCACTGGAGCCCCTGTTGTCACCTCCATCCCGTTGGCCACTAAGGACCTACCGGACGATGTTGTACATAACATCCATGTAACGCACCAACACACGGCCGTGGTTTCAGAGAAATATGTCAATCAGCCTCAACCAACAGGGGTCAAAACAAACCTGGACTATCAACAGTACATCTTTATCAACCAAATATGTTACCATGATGCCTTGCCCTGGTATTCCAAGTACTTTCCATACCTCACCCTCATCCACACACTCATTCTCATGGTCAGTAGCAATTTCTGGTTCAAATACCCCAAAACAAGTTCAAAGATTGAgcattttgtttccattctgGGTAGGTGTTTTGAGTCTCCTTGGACTACAAAGGCTTTATCTGAAACAGCTTGTGAGGACTCTGAAGAGAACAAACAGAGGTTGACTGGCACCACGTCTGCGCCAAAGCAAGTCTCTTTAGAGGGAAAGGATGAAACTCCAAATGCCAACACACCAATGCTTGGGGTGAAATTTTCAGCTGATAAACCTATTGCAGAGGTCCCTAGTAGTATGACAATCCTGGATAAAAAAGACGGGGAGCAGGCCAAAGCTCTATTTGAAAAGGTGAGGAAGTTTAGAGCTCACGTGGAGGACAGTGATTTCATCTACAAGCTTTATGTAGCACAGACCATTGTCAAAACGGTCAAGTTTATTTTGATATTGTCCTACACTTCAGCCTTTTTtactaaaattaattttaagcATGATTGTGAGCCTAATATAAAACATCTAACCGGATATAAAAAGTTCTTCTGTACGCACAACATGGCTTTCATGCTAAACAAGCTGCTGATCAGCTACATGGCTTTGATTTTGATCTACGGGATGACATGTTTATACTCTCTATTCTGGGTTTTTCGGCGTCCTCTGAAAGAGTACTCATTCGAGAAGGTGAGGGAAGAAAGCAGCTTCAGTGACATTCCTGATGTCAAAAACGACTTTGCATTCCTCTTACACATGGTTGACCAGTATGACCAACTTTACTCCAAGCGCTTTGGTGTCTTCTTGTCTGAGGTCAGTGAAAACAAGCTTAGGGAGATCAGCCTCAATCATGAGTGGACCTTTGAAAAGTTGAGGCAGCTTGTGACCCGTAATACACAGGACCAGCAGGAGCTGCACCTCTTCATGCTCTCTGGCCTCCCCAACGCAGTGTTTGACCTCACAGACTTGGAAGTGCTCAAACTGGAGCTGATTCCTGAGGTGCGTTTCACAGCGAAAGTCTCTCAAATGACCTCCTTGCTGGAGCTCCATCTTTGCCACTGTCCGGCCAAAGTAGAACAGACCGGTTTTGCTTTCCTCCGCGACCATCTCCGCTGCCTTCATGTCAAGTTCACTGATGTTGCCGAGATCCCAGGTTGGGTGTATTTACTGAGGAGTCTGAGGGAGCTAAACCTCATCGGCAACCTGAGCtcggaaaacaacaaaatgattgGTTTAGAGTCCATGCGAGATTTGAGGCATCTGAAGACGTTATGTCTGAAGAGTAACCTCACGAAAATGCCCACAAACATCACGGAGCTTTCACCGCATCTGATTCGGTTAGTGGTGCACAATGATGGTACAAAGTTGTTGGtactgaacagtctgaagaaAATGATAAACCTAATTGAACTGGAGTTGCACTGCTGCGAGCTGGAGAGGATCCCTCATGCTATTTTTAGCTTGACCAACTTACAGGAACTTGACCTGAAATCTAACAACATCCGCACCATAGAGGAGATCATCAGCTTCCAGCACTTGAAGAGGCTGACATGCCTTAAACTGTGGCACAACAAAATTATCACCATCCCCTCCTCCATTGGCCATGTCAAGTCTCTGGAGTCTCTCCACCTGTCCCACAATAAACTGGAATCTCTGCCTCCGGCCTTGTTCACTCTGCCTAAACTGCGACATTTGGATGTGGGCCATAACTCCATTACAGTGCTTCCTCCAGACGTGGGTCTCCTCCACAACCTTCAGCACTTGGCTATCAACTCAAACAAGCTGGAAACGCTACCCAAGACTCTGTTCAGATGCAACAAGCTGAAGGTACTGTGTTTGGGGCATAATGCGCTCACTGTGCTGCCAGAGGCTGTGGGACAACTTGTCCAACTCACACAGCTGGAGCTCAGGGGAAACTGCCTGGACAGACTGCCTGCTCAGTTAGGAAACTGCCGTCTGCTGCGCAAAAATTGCCTTGTTGTGGAGGACCATCTCTTTGATGCACTGCCTGTGGATGTTAAGGAGAGTATCAACCGAGACATCAACATGTCCTTTACAAGTGGCTTATAG
- the LOC125010748 gene encoding DBIRD complex subunit ZNF326-like isoform X3, whose translation MSRHNNVHFNPSMNSQAASSGYNNRPSERVPHPFIEAMKRVSSADNSNSRSPDMSAQTAQSSAGKWKSSFQPLDKQRGSSQGEGTEKHPSPNQEHNLKRQRLSPGRGCLNSRHWDSSYSESRSRSLDRPEFSPGCRPTESHRLSPGHRLPERRGYSPDVESLDRPGYGSMSGPLDQRGHSPNRFIHSSTTQRFPASYRAPMSNKGERMTSPEYRREMTTTVRLSPPRLQRGYQHPLAYVEPGLDRDPTSTKVTRNMSNAVIMNTHPITCDLCDVEVSNGQELEDHLDSKSHWDTLEHIQQGNNYDDLSIAFLQMYVGGLVCMVLLFLKEFMLRKSHQSSRPIEDHSALQALQKNDHMTKVEMFHCAACKVFVSTSKAEVQTHITSEEHMFNTKEFKVRQRQTCLSKAETMMEELTPQFKHFLEGGSPFE comes from the exons ATGAGCCGTCACAATAATGTGCATTTCAACCCCTCAATGAACAGTCAAGCAGCGAGTTCGGGATACAACAACAGGCCGTCTGAAAG AGTACCCCACCCGTTCATAGAGGCCATGAAGCGTGTGAGTTCAGCAGACAACTCAAACTCCAGGTCACCAGACATGTCAGCACAGACAG CTCAGTCCTCTGCTGGGAAATGGAAGTCTTCATTCCAGCCACTTGACAAACAACGTGGCAGCTCTCAGGGCGAAGGCACAGAAAA GCACCCTTCACCCAATCAAGAACATAACCTGAAACGCCAACGTTTATCTCCGGGTAGAGGCTGTCTCAACAGTAGACACTGGGACTCATCCTACTCTGAGTCCAGGAGCCGGTCCCTTGACAGACCTGAATTTAGTCCTGGATGCAGACCCACAGAGAGTCACCGTCTCAGTCCTGGGCACAGACTTCCTGAACGACGCGGTTATAGCCCAGATGTTGAGTCACTTGATCGTCCAGGTTATGGCTCCATGAGTGGTCCCCTGGACCAAAGAGGTCACAGCCCCAACAGGTTTATTCACAGCTCTACCACCCAACGGTTTCCTGCATCTTACAGAGCTCCTATGTCCAACAAGGGGGAGAGAATGACATCGCCAGAATACAGGAGAGAG ATGACCACTACTGTTAGGTTATCTCCACCCAGGTTACAGCGGGGCTATCAACACCCGTTAGCATATGTGGAACCAG GACTGGACCGAGACCCAACGTCCACAAAGGTGACAAGGAACATGAGCAACGCTGTAATAATGAACAC GCACCCCATCACCTGTGACCTTTGTGATGTTGAGGTGTCCAATGGGCAGGAGCTGGAGGATCATCTGGACAGCAAAAGTCACTGGGACACACTGGAGCACATTCAGCAGGGCAATAATTATGATGATCTGTCTATAGCGTTCCTTCAG ATGTATGTGGGTGGGCTTGTCTGCATGgtgcttttatttctaaaggaATTCATGCTACGTAAGAGTCATCAGTCTAGCCGACCCATTGAGGACCACAGTGCGCTCCAAG CTCTGCAGAAAAATGACCACATGACGAAGGTGGAAATGTTCCATTGTGCAGCCTGCAAAGTCTTTGTATCCACATCCAAAGCCGAAGTGCAGACTCACATCACCTCTGAGGAGCACATGTTTAACACGAAG GAGTTTAAAGTGCGTCAGAGACAGACTTGCCTCAGCAAGGCAGAGAccatgatggaggagctgacaccGCAGTTTAAACACTTCCTGGAG gGTGGCAGCCCGTTTGAATGA
- the LOC125010748 gene encoding DBIRD complex subunit ZNF326-like isoform X2 produces the protein MSRHNNVHFNPSMNSQAASSGYNNRPSERVPHPFIEAMKRVSSADNSNSRSPDMSAQTAQSSAGKWKSSFQPLDKQRGSSQGEGTEKTELYDPDSPLLSDSETEMSHVHDHRHPSPNQEHNLKRQRLSPGRGCLNSRHWDSSYSESRSRSLDRPEFSPGCRPTESHRLSPGHRLPERRGYSPDVESLDRPGYGSMSGPLDQRGHSPNRFIHSSTTQRFPASYRAPMSNKGERMTSPEYRREMTTTVRLSPPRLQRGYQHPLAYVEPGLDRDPTSTKVTRNMSNAVIMNTHPITCDLCDVEVSNGQELEDHLDSKSHWDTLEHIQQGNNYDDLSIAFLQEFMLRKSHQSSRPIEDHSALQALQKNDHMTKVEMFHCAACKVFVSTSKAEVQTHITSEEHMFNTKEFKVRQRQTCLSKAETMMEELTPQFKHFLEGGSPFE, from the exons ATGAGCCGTCACAATAATGTGCATTTCAACCCCTCAATGAACAGTCAAGCAGCGAGTTCGGGATACAACAACAGGCCGTCTGAAAG AGTACCCCACCCGTTCATAGAGGCCATGAAGCGTGTGAGTTCAGCAGACAACTCAAACTCCAGGTCACCAGACATGTCAGCACAGACAG CTCAGTCCTCTGCTGGGAAATGGAAGTCTTCATTCCAGCCACTTGACAAACAACGTGGCAGCTCTCAGGGCGAAGGCACAGAAAA GACTGAGCTTTATGACCCTGACAGTCCTTTGTTGTCAGACTCTGAGACTGAGATGTCACATGTTCATGACCACAGGCACCCTTCACCCAATCAAGAACATAACCTGAAACGCCAACGTTTATCTCCGGGTAGAGGCTGTCTCAACAGTAGACACTGGGACTCATCCTACTCTGAGTCCAGGAGCCGGTCCCTTGACAGACCTGAATTTAGTCCTGGATGCAGACCCACAGAGAGTCACCGTCTCAGTCCTGGGCACAGACTTCCTGAACGACGCGGTTATAGCCCAGATGTTGAGTCACTTGATCGTCCAGGTTATGGCTCCATGAGTGGTCCCCTGGACCAAAGAGGTCACAGCCCCAACAGGTTTATTCACAGCTCTACCACCCAACGGTTTCCTGCATCTTACAGAGCTCCTATGTCCAACAAGGGGGAGAGAATGACATCGCCAGAATACAGGAGAGAG ATGACCACTACTGTTAGGTTATCTCCACCCAGGTTACAGCGGGGCTATCAACACCCGTTAGCATATGTGGAACCAG GACTGGACCGAGACCCAACGTCCACAAAGGTGACAAGGAACATGAGCAACGCTGTAATAATGAACAC GCACCCCATCACCTGTGACCTTTGTGATGTTGAGGTGTCCAATGGGCAGGAGCTGGAGGATCATCTGGACAGCAAAAGTCACTGGGACACACTGGAGCACATTCAGCAGGGCAATAATTATGATGATCTGTCTATAGCGTTCCTTCAG gaATTCATGCTACGTAAGAGTCATCAGTCTAGCCGACCCATTGAGGACCACAGTGCGCTCCAAG CTCTGCAGAAAAATGACCACATGACGAAGGTGGAAATGTTCCATTGTGCAGCCTGCAAAGTCTTTGTATCCACATCCAAAGCCGAAGTGCAGACTCACATCACCTCTGAGGAGCACATGTTTAACACGAAG GAGTTTAAAGTGCGTCAGAGACAGACTTGCCTCAGCAAGGCAGAGAccatgatggaggagctgacaccGCAGTTTAAACACTTCCTGGAG gGTGGCAGCCCGTTTGAATGA
- the LOC125010748 gene encoding DBIRD complex subunit ZNF326-like isoform X1: MSRHNNVHFNPSMNSQAASSGYNNRPSERVPHPFIEAMKRVSSADNSNSRSPDMSAQTAQSSAGKWKSSFQPLDKQRGSSQGEGTEKTELYDPDSPLLSDSETEMSHVHDHRHPSPNQEHNLKRQRLSPGRGCLNSRHWDSSYSESRSRSLDRPEFSPGCRPTESHRLSPGHRLPERRGYSPDVESLDRPGYGSMSGPLDQRGHSPNRFIHSSTTQRFPASYRAPMSNKGERMTSPEYRREMTTTVRLSPPRLQRGYQHPLAYVEPGLDRDPTSTKVTRNMSNAVIMNTHPITCDLCDVEVSNGQELEDHLDSKSHWDTLEHIQQGNNYDDLSIAFLQMYVGGLVCMVLLFLKEFMLRKSHQSSRPIEDHSALQALQKNDHMTKVEMFHCAACKVFVSTSKAEVQTHITSEEHMFNTKEFKVRQRQTCLSKAETMMEELTPQFKHFLEGGSPFE; encoded by the exons ATGAGCCGTCACAATAATGTGCATTTCAACCCCTCAATGAACAGTCAAGCAGCGAGTTCGGGATACAACAACAGGCCGTCTGAAAG AGTACCCCACCCGTTCATAGAGGCCATGAAGCGTGTGAGTTCAGCAGACAACTCAAACTCCAGGTCACCAGACATGTCAGCACAGACAG CTCAGTCCTCTGCTGGGAAATGGAAGTCTTCATTCCAGCCACTTGACAAACAACGTGGCAGCTCTCAGGGCGAAGGCACAGAAAA GACTGAGCTTTATGACCCTGACAGTCCTTTGTTGTCAGACTCTGAGACTGAGATGTCACATGTTCATGACCACAGGCACCCTTCACCCAATCAAGAACATAACCTGAAACGCCAACGTTTATCTCCGGGTAGAGGCTGTCTCAACAGTAGACACTGGGACTCATCCTACTCTGAGTCCAGGAGCCGGTCCCTTGACAGACCTGAATTTAGTCCTGGATGCAGACCCACAGAGAGTCACCGTCTCAGTCCTGGGCACAGACTTCCTGAACGACGCGGTTATAGCCCAGATGTTGAGTCACTTGATCGTCCAGGTTATGGCTCCATGAGTGGTCCCCTGGACCAAAGAGGTCACAGCCCCAACAGGTTTATTCACAGCTCTACCACCCAACGGTTTCCTGCATCTTACAGAGCTCCTATGTCCAACAAGGGGGAGAGAATGACATCGCCAGAATACAGGAGAGAG ATGACCACTACTGTTAGGTTATCTCCACCCAGGTTACAGCGGGGCTATCAACACCCGTTAGCATATGTGGAACCAG GACTGGACCGAGACCCAACGTCCACAAAGGTGACAAGGAACATGAGCAACGCTGTAATAATGAACAC GCACCCCATCACCTGTGACCTTTGTGATGTTGAGGTGTCCAATGGGCAGGAGCTGGAGGATCATCTGGACAGCAAAAGTCACTGGGACACACTGGAGCACATTCAGCAGGGCAATAATTATGATGATCTGTCTATAGCGTTCCTTCAG ATGTATGTGGGTGGGCTTGTCTGCATGgtgcttttatttctaaaggaATTCATGCTACGTAAGAGTCATCAGTCTAGCCGACCCATTGAGGACCACAGTGCGCTCCAAG CTCTGCAGAAAAATGACCACATGACGAAGGTGGAAATGTTCCATTGTGCAGCCTGCAAAGTCTTTGTATCCACATCCAAAGCCGAAGTGCAGACTCACATCACCTCTGAGGAGCACATGTTTAACACGAAG GAGTTTAAAGTGCGTCAGAGACAGACTTGCCTCAGCAAGGCAGAGAccatgatggaggagctgacaccGCAGTTTAAACACTTCCTGGAG gGTGGCAGCCCGTTTGAATGA